The DNA window ActattgtcacaaagtgtttatgatacagccacaggcacatggcactgagtggtcaattggtgaggggagtggggggggggggggggggcagaagttcTGCTCAGTCTTGTCTACTGATACAACACTTTGTGGTGGTGTAAGGCAGGGAATCACACCCCAACCACTGGCCCACGCCCACCTGGTGTCGAGTGCCTGAGGATACATCAGTCCCAGTCATGGCTGGCCCCCGGTTTGACCAGACAACTGCCATGTATGGGTACATTTACTTTACAGTACAGATTAGTTttcaatagcaatgacatcatggacgcacacctgcccaacactgacactgacagcaaaATCAGCGACCAAATGTGATAAAGAGTAACTAAtcgtcacaaacatcaaaatgctttgcattaattttctTGAAGAGGTCATTCTTAACCAGATAATCATTTCTAGGCAATTGAAGATTATTATTCCACCTACAGGCTATCACTCCTATGGCTGTTACTtgtaacacatttcatttcttaaaatatgttttgtaaagtaCATAGATTTCActaaaaggcacattccttctcatgaaaacaatttggctcaccgtctcagatctggtagggctttaaaatgggataagacatgatctccaggggtcgacactaacttatttggcctggggccacactggccccagagatggaaattgctggggcggaaaaaaaaaatctggggcccactctcagtattcaagtgcggcaatgcattgtctgtttttcttcatcgtactgaagccagggaaattctttcaaccatttgacattgaaattacgacagcgcttcgcgcttttggctgcatcggtctccttttttcgtttctctccaccctgttcttcatcttcatttccatgtctttttacaccagggatgtgtcgccacattttgcgtttggcatttgaaggcgatacttatctctcacgctaaagagcgcaatctgggagttatttcccgtacggcattgtccttcgacgatttgaatgtgtttttttcttgactgcggcattgatcgtaacgcaaatttcagtgacgactttggcgatttttagtgattggctctcctggcattagaattttcggtttgtcattgttggaatttatcctggggcggagtgggccccaagcttcggcaatgtttggggcggaacacaaaactctggggcgttccgccccccgcccccgctagtgtcgaaccctgatctcttaacttgttcacataccccaaaaagtgcgattgtgttatgaataaatgctgTAAAAGCTACCTGTACtagttcattaaaaaaaaatcacaaaatgtcacttcaccacagcatgcaaacagtgtgtttatttctggtatgtgtctaaaggcggagacagacgcacaacacaaaaccctgttttcgacaaaaacaccatctcaaaacgtcggggaaacacatgtttttaaagaggggatgtcacatgcgaaacacacagatgaagcgcggtgcgtgttttcacagaaatatcggtcagtgtcagcttgacccgtccagctatcgccctgtgtttgagtttgtaaacaacacggctggcagtgcccactgatacggtcagtgtccactgatacggtcagtgtccactgatacggtcagtgtcagcttgacccgttcagctaccgcgctgtgtttgggtttgtaaacaacacggctggcagcgcccactgatattattgcctctcttcaatcgtgacaggatccatagactctagttaggattcatgggtccgatactaccctgaatcggtaccacatctgagtctgccattttttttctatctccgtggtgccggaaaccgagtcacttgagttgatcgtccgcgttcattggctgactaccaaaacgtgtttttagattttagagcatgctctaaaacccaaaacacgatgcaaAAACACAGTGTATTCTGAAACGCGTTTTGGGGGATGTCACATGGGAAacacgctgttttgtgtttgttttgaaaggaaacactgttttgtgttgtgcgtctgacatggccttaacacagacacacacacacaccatagcaacacaaaagccgaaaacatgcctaccatctaaatgaggatatccagttccaactgtcttctgccaatataacactgccagagacaccatggtgtagaaagtcagtttaaagagagactacctggaagaaaaatatatatactgtaataataataaaacacccagtgcaatagacatactttctcgttaaaggcttactttactatgtaaaaacattttgcttcacaatcacagtctcagatcttgtcaggcttttacttgggataagatcatccctctacttggacgcataccaacatAGATCAGCTTGAATGTTTGTGAAAATATCCCATATTTTGAgttaactcaccacagcaagatggtatgtggccaagatgagggattccatgttaaagcataGCCATATATAATATCTGAGACAGTGACCCACACTATAGTGACAAGgcaagtgtgcctttaaattgtaaactgTTATATATACATGTGCATTTTGACTTCTTCATAAATTATAACCCTGATGCAGGCAGTCATCAGTAGTGGTTTAGTACCTAGAACGAGAAAAGAATGAACTTGCAAGAAAGAAACTGagtcaaaatcaaaatacccTTTTGAATTACAAACTAGATTCCACGGGGCAGACAGGGTTTGAGGttagaaagctctgaaaataactctgctATTTGAAATTGACTAATAGTATTAACTTATAACGTCAtacatgatacaaacaaatgaactaAGGCTTTTGAAGATCCATATCCAATCCTGCTACACAAAGGCACAAGCAGAGGTTGAAATTGCCAGGGTCATTTTCCATCCCCATGTAGCCTGGATTTAATTACTGGcatgttttttttaaccttcaccgggctTCCTGGGTACTACAGGACCCAGAGGCACATAAAAATGACCATAACTCCAGTGCTAATAcgaattttttaatgaaatttggTGTATTCCTCGGCCACCTGCATGGCTTCCTATGACCCAAATTTTAAGTCAATCGGTCAAATTagaaaacaatcagcaatgaCGTCGTTTGATATACCCGATTCTGGTTTCCTGGGTCCTACAGGACCCATACGTTTCAAAGAGGGATGGAGGTGTTTATACCGATTCGGATGATGTGGGTAACACAGGACCCACACTTTTTAAGCGCAGCAGTGATAAAGGGATATTCCCATGACGTTGACCGCCCAAGCCTCCGGGTCCGGTACCGGAGACACGAAGACTGGGAGACGCCGAGAGAACCGGGTGGCGAACAGATCCAAGAGAGGTTTGTCCACCTGCGTCCAAAGACGCCGCAGTGCCTGGTGCGCGATAGTCCACTCCGAGTGCAGTACCTGCGATGAGCGACTGAGCGAATCTGCCAAGGTGTTCAGGCACCCCGTAAGGTACTTCGCTGAGATCACTATCCCCTGATGGAACGCCCAAGTGAGAATCTCGCATGCTCTGTTGGACAGAACTAGCGAGCGCGTGCCCCCCTGCTTGTTCAGGTACACGGCCACAGTGGTGTTGTCCGTGTGGATCAACACCTGCTTGCCTCGCAAAGAGGCGACAAACTCCAGAAGCCCGAGGCGCACTGCTTCCAATTCCAGAATGTTGATGTGCAACAACTTCTGAGCCTGGTCCCAAAGACCGGAAGCTGTGTTCCCCTCCAGATGAGCTCCCCAACCCTGAAGAGAAGCATCGGTAAAGAGATGCAACTCCGGAAGGGGCAGTGAAATCGGAACGCCCTGAGTCAGCCAGGCCGAATCCAACCACTGCCTCGTTGACTCCAGGAACCATCCCTGAAGGGGAAGAGACAAATTTCAACCTTGAGAGGCTGGATCCCAGGCAGAGTTCAGAAACGCCTGAAACGGGCGTTTGTGAACTCTGCCCAGCGGAATCAGGGTAGACATCGACTCCATCTGGCCCTGGAGTGAAGCCAATACCCTGACTGGCGCGTGGCGGAGGCTCGACAGGGACCTGACCAGATCCTGTAGCTTGTCTATCCTCCGCTGGGCAGGACAAACAGTCCAAGCTCGGGTGTCGAACACCATGCCCAGATACGTAAACTGCTGAGAGGGAACCAAGTCGGACTTCCCTTGGTTCACGGAGAAACCTAAGTCTCTCGCAGTCTGCAAGACTATCCGGGTGTGCTGATCGCACAGGGACTCTAGCTGATTCAGGACcaaccagtcgtccagataaacTCTGAGACGAATCCCTTGCTGCCGCACTAAAGCGCAAAGCTGGCGCACTATCATGGTGAAGATCCAAGGCGCTAACGAAAGCCCGAACGGCAGCGCCCTGAACTGGAACACCCTGTCGCCCCACAGGAACCGCAGCCACTTTCGATCTGACCTGTGCATCAGAATATGGAAGTATGCGTCTGTCAGGTCGATGGAAGTGACCCAGTCCAACGGACGAAGGGCCTCCCTGACAGACGCTggagtctccatcttgaacgGAACCTTCCGGAGAAAGCCGTTCAAGGGAGACAGATCCAACACCGGTCGCCAACCCCCTGACGCTTTCGGGACGACAAACAGTCTCCCTTAAAACCCCGGGGATCGACGATCGATGACCTCCTCTATCGCATGCTTCTGCAAAAGCAGCAGCACCTCCGCCTGAATGACGGCACATGCCTCCGGATCGGCGGGAAACCTGAAACTGGGTGTTGTTCTGGTTAAAGGAGCCTTGTCCTCTAACCAGAGCAACCGGAACCCCGATCGAACCACTCCCATAACCCAAGGGCTGCTCGCGAGAGACAACCAAGCTGGAACGGCCCTTGAGAGGCCGCCCGCTACCAAAGGGGTAGGGGCTAGAGGAGTGGTTGGATCGGGGAGCCTTCATTGGGGGTTAGGTTTACCACCTGACCCCTTCTTCCCGAAGGAAGGCTTCTTATTATAGGGGCGAGAACGGCTGCCACCCCTATGCGACCGCGTCTTTTGCCCAGAGCCACGAAAAGACGAAGACTGCGTGGAACCGCCTTTCTTCTGACCCTGCTTAAGGGCAAGCTCTGAAAGCTGACCCATCCTGTCCCCCACCGTCCGCAACCGCCTGAGCGGAAGCGTAGGCAGGAAACGGATTGCCGTTACCACCTACGACCGGAACTCCCGTAGGATGCGAACCGGAAGTCGATGGTAACGATTTGAAAGTGCCACGATCCCTTGAAAGAAATCCTGTGGCCGGAAATCCCTTTGACGAAGCAGTAGAACCCATGGACGAGAGGCAGGGCGAATCGGCCCCAGCGACGCGGGTGGGATACACCAGTGTCCTCTTTCCAGACGTCGACAGTTTCCCAACGTactgtataaaaaaaatcacagtAATTTCAGTTACGAGTTAGaaaactcactctctctctctctctggtgtgtgcatgtgtgtgtgtgtgtgtgtgtgtgtgtgtgtgtgtgtgtgtgtgtgtgtgtgtgtgtgtgtgtgtgtgtgcaacataTCAAGTATCATTGCAATGAGAACTTATTTGGTATACAGTGTGAATATCAAAATGACCACATGATAATCTACGTTTTTGCACACATTCTTTGTCTCCAATTAGAAGGCCAGATATCGAATAAATAAACACTTCTGTGCcatcaacaaacagtacactttGTATAAATGAAAACAGTAAAACTAACTTACTATGAGGCTGCTCCACATTGACCTGTACACATCCTGCCTGGTGGAACCCACGTGGTGCAGGATATGCACCATCCCCTTTGGCACGTCCGCGCTACAGACACAAAGGATGTAAAATATTGGTGAAATCAGAACTAACATTAGGGTGAAAATGGTGTTAACTCACTAGGACGTTGTATCCACCATGCATCACTGATCATCACTGTACATCTACAAAGTAGTCTATAAAACACAAGACAGTACGCGCAGCAcgttgatatattttttttccagCTCAGCTAAATAACTGAAGCACATGGGAATCTCATTATCACACCCAAATGAATAAATAGTTCCAAGTACACAAAGAGATCATGTTCTGACTTGTTGAAAGTACTTTATTACAGTGCCGTTCATTTTCTAGTACCAACGAAGTTTAGACAACAAAGGATTTAAAATGGCTTACCCAACATTTCTGAAAGCTTCCTCGAGGTTTGCCTTGCTTGCTGATGCCATTTTGTCAATGTGTCACGATGATCAGTACTCACGGAAACAAAAGAATTACATCGCCAAGACAAATAACTCTGTGCAACCTTctttaaaaagtatgggtcctGTGGTACCCACATCATCCGAATCAGTATAAACAGTTTTATCCTTCTTTGAAAAATATGGGTCCTGTAGGACCCAGGATGCCATAATCGGGGTATCAAACACGAagcccggtgaaggttaaagagGTGTGTCACTCAGAATGACTGGAGATGGTTCATTCAATGCAGAGCATAATATAccattgatttcttcatgccatcTGATTTGCCGGTGAATTCACAGGGCGAGAACAATTCAAGACTGGCCTGAACATtttatgctgactgtaaattgtaattatataatatatccaccctagctaactggtacactaatcacttgctctggcggacttctttttccaacatcataaatctgttatttgtactttagccttttgtggtaaaatattctcattACCAGTTGCACTCACAATCTATTGCTAGTGTATTTTGGAAATGATCAAAAGCCTTACTTGTGTTCTATAACAGCACCATGTCACTGTTGCGGGAAGAATGAGGCAGGGCTTGGTAATAACTGagacctgcaagtaaacaaaacatatttagaatctcatcatgtgttattttgttatatATCTATGTCATGAGGTCTTAcattgcaataacaaacacacgcataactTAACTTAGCAAGGTGTTCTATGTGCTAAGAATATAGTAattgtttaatgaattaacgctgaagaagctactagttgcttaaacaaattcatagcaaaatgtca is part of the Littorina saxatilis isolate snail1 linkage group LG6, US_GU_Lsax_2.0, whole genome shotgun sequence genome and encodes:
- the LOC138969524 gene encoding uncharacterized protein isoform X1, whose translation is MKAPRSNHSSSPYPFGSGRPLKGRSSLVVSREQPLGYGSGSIGVPVALVRGQGSFNQNNTQFQVSRRSGGMCRHSGGGAAAFAEACDRGGHRSSIPGVLRETVCRPESVRGLATGVGSVSLERLSPEGSVQDGDSSVCQGGPSSVGLGHFHRPDRRILPYSDAQVRSKVAAVPVGRQGVPVQGAAVRAFVSALDLHHDSAPALRFSAAARDSSQSLSGRLVGPESARVPVRSAHPDSLADCERLRFLREPREVRLGSLSAVYVSGHGVRHPSLDCLSCPAEDRQATGSGQVPVEPPPRASQGIGFTPGPDGVDVYPDSAGQSSQTPVSGVSELCLGSSLSRLKFVSSPSGMVPGVNEAVVGFGLADSGRSDFTAPSGVASLYRCFSSGLGSSSGGEHSFRSLGPGSEVVAHQHSGIGSSAPRASGVCRLFARQAGVDPHGQHHCGRVPEQAGGHALASSVQQSMRDSHLGVPSGDSDLSEVPYGVPEHLGRFAQSLIAGTALGVDYRAPGTAASLDAGGQTSLGSVRHPVLSASPSLRVSGTGPGGLGGQRHGNIPLSLLRLKSVGPVLPTSSESV
- the LOC138969524 gene encoding uncharacterized protein isoform X2, with translation MASASKANLEEAFRNVGADVPKGMVHILHHVGSTRQDVYRSMWSSLIYVGKLSTSGKRTLVYPTRVAGADSPCLSSMGSTASSKGFPATGFLSRDRGTFKSLPSTSGSHPTGVPVVGGNGNPFPAYASAQAVADGGGQDGSAFRACP